One part of the Georgfuchsia toluolica genome encodes these proteins:
- a CDS encoding lysophospholipid acyltransferase family protein, with product MIAAIRSLLFLTIVIVWTVVFCSCLLLFCFWLPHHTLRQLGHGWTRPVTWLIKHVLGIGYELRGRENIVEPAVVLCKHQSAWETIVLQEIFPDLLFVWKKELKLIPFFGWGLALMPMISIDRGAGKDALRQLLTQGKLRLSQGYSVAVFPEGTRVAPGNRRRYKIGGAYLAVDAAAPIVPVALNSGEVWGRNALFKRPGTVVVSIGPHIDTAGITAEAANARAERWIEAEMRNISPHLYPHETA from the coding sequence ATGATCGCTGCAATTCGTTCGCTGCTGTTCCTGACCATCGTCATCGTGTGGACCGTGGTGTTCTGTTCTTGTCTGCTGCTCTTCTGTTTCTGGCTGCCGCATCACACCCTGCGCCAACTGGGACATGGGTGGACCCGCCCGGTGACCTGGTTGATCAAGCATGTGCTGGGTATCGGTTATGAATTGCGCGGCCGCGAAAACATCGTCGAGCCGGCAGTAGTCCTCTGCAAGCACCAATCGGCATGGGAGACCATCGTCCTCCAGGAAATATTCCCCGACCTGCTTTTCGTCTGGAAAAAGGAACTCAAGCTGATCCCGTTTTTTGGTTGGGGCCTGGCCTTGATGCCGATGATCTCGATTGATCGCGGCGCCGGCAAGGATGCGTTGAGACAACTTCTGACGCAAGGCAAGTTGCGTTTGTCACAAGGCTATTCAGTGGCGGTGTTTCCGGAAGGCACGCGCGTCGCTCCGGGCAACAGGCGGCGCTACAAGATCGGCGGCGCCTATCTGGCCGTGGATGCCGCCGCGCCCATCGTGCCGGTGGCCCTGAACTCGGGCGAAGTATGGGGACGCAACGCCTTATTCAAACGGCCAGGTACGGTGGTCGTGAGTATCGGCCCGCACATCGACACTGCGGGCATTACGGCGGAAGCAGCCAATGCACGCGCCGAGCGCTGGATCGAAGCCGAGAT
- the gmhB gene encoding D-glycero-beta-D-manno-heptose 1,7-bisphosphate 7-phosphatase translates to MKLVILDRDGVINHDSDLYIKSPDEWVPIKGSPEAIARLNQWGYRVVVATNQSGVGRGLFGMDMLNAIHNKMIRVVTHAGGRIDAVFFCPHTDADKCNCRKPKTGMLEDIATRFRCDLSGVPAIGDSLRDLQAAVAVGAEPLLVLTGKGAKAQLDPRLPAGTLIFADLAAAVESLTP, encoded by the coding sequence ATGAAACTCGTCATTCTCGACCGCGACGGCGTCATCAATCACGATTCCGACCTCTACATCAAGTCGCCGGACGAGTGGGTGCCCATCAAGGGCAGTCCGGAGGCGATCGCGCGCCTCAACCAGTGGGGCTATCGCGTGGTGGTCGCCACCAACCAGTCCGGGGTCGGCCGCGGCCTGTTCGGCATGGACATGCTGAATGCCATCCACAATAAAATGATCCGCGTGGTGACGCACGCGGGCGGACGCATTGACGCCGTGTTTTTCTGTCCGCATACCGACGCGGACAAGTGCAATTGCCGCAAGCCGAAGACCGGCATGCTGGAAGACATCGCGACGCGCTTTCGCTGCGACCTCAGCGGCGTGCCGGCGATTGGCGATTCGCTGCGCGATCTGCAGGCGGCGGTGGCGGTCGGCGCGGAACCGCTGCTGGTGCTGACCGGCAAGGGAGCAAAGGCGCAACTCGATCCCAGACTGCCGGCCGGCACCCTGATCTTTGCCGATCTGGCCGCTGCGGTGGAGAGCCTGACGCCATGA
- the glyS gene encoding glycine--tRNA ligase subunit beta — MKTSVSEASAKANAPEGRVKADRPAGANTKNLLVELFVEELPPKALKKLGDVFSQTLAATLKAQGLCGNSSVTTSFASPRRLAAHVSAVTAQAADKSIAQKLMPASVGLDANGNATPALLKKLAALGAEASVVAKLRRESDGKADLLYFDSMAKGATLAEGLQKAIEAALAALPIPKVMTYQLADGWTTVNFVRPAHGLVALHGAEVVSVEVLGLKAGRETRGHRFEASADPIVLQDADSYAKQLEQDGAVVASFAARRDEISHQLQKAAAKAGGQAIADDALLDEVTALVERPNVLIGQFEEAFLEVPQECLILTMKANQKYFPLLDAKGKLTNKFLIVSNIRPGDPSDVIGGNERVVRPRLADAKFFYDQDRKKSLADRIPSLAKVVYHNKLGTQGERTQRVAELARSIAPQLGIDRDQAGEAAMMAKADLLTDMVGEFPELQGIMGRYYALHDGLSVEIADAIEDHYKPRFAGDSLPRGQVGIVVALADKLETLVGLFGIGQIPTGDKDPFALRRHALGVIRMLSERDLPLELNRLLEDASGVFRNVGKDFRFELDALTDFIYERLAGSLREQGYSAQEVDAVISLRPQRLGDIPKRLAAVRAFATLPEAASLAAANKRVGNILKKVDGAISVQVDVNLLNDSAEVALNWSLENVRQQADIAFDAGDYTASLKSLAALKVPVDAFFTDVMVNVDDDKLRNNRLALLANLHAAMNRVADLSKLST, encoded by the coding sequence ATGAAAACGAGCGTAAGCGAAGCTTCGGCGAAGGCTAATGCGCCTGAAGGGCGCGTTAAGGCCGATAGGCCGGCGGGAGCCAACACGAAAAATTTGCTGGTCGAACTGTTTGTCGAGGAATTGCCGCCAAAGGCATTGAAGAAGCTCGGTGATGTTTTCTCGCAGACACTGGCTGCAACGCTGAAGGCGCAGGGGCTGTGCGGCAATTCATCGGTAACGACTTCGTTCGCCTCGCCGCGCCGTCTCGCCGCGCATGTTTCAGCAGTGACGGCGCAAGCGGCTGATAAATCCATAGCGCAGAAACTGATGCCGGCAAGCGTCGGTCTCGACGCGAATGGCAATGCGACACCAGCGCTGCTGAAAAAACTTGCCGCATTGGGAGCAGAGGCAAGCGTTGTGGCCAAACTGCGGCGCGAATCGGATGGCAAAGCCGATCTGCTTTACTTCGACAGCATGGCGAAAGGCGCGACACTGGCCGAAGGCTTGCAGAAGGCCATCGAAGCCGCGCTTGCCGCGCTGCCGATTCCCAAGGTCATGACCTATCAACTCGCCGATGGCTGGACAACGGTTAACTTCGTGCGTCCTGCCCACGGCCTTGTCGCGCTGCATGGTGCTGAAGTAGTGTCGGTTGAAGTGTTGGGCCTGAAAGCAGGGCGTGAAACCCGTGGCCATCGCTTCGAGGCAAGCGCCGATCCGATCGTGCTCCAGGATGCCGACAGCTATGCGAAACAGCTAGAGCAGGACGGCGCGGTAGTCGCCAGCTTCGCTGCGCGGCGCGACGAAATTTCACACCAGTTGCAAAAAGCCGCCGCCAAGGCCGGTGGCCAGGCGATCGCGGACGATGCTCTGCTCGACGAAGTGACGGCCCTGGTCGAACGCCCCAATGTGCTGATCGGCCAGTTCGAAGAAGCCTTCCTCGAAGTGCCGCAGGAATGCCTGATTCTCACCATGAAGGCGAATCAGAAATATTTTCCGCTGCTCGATGCCAAAGGCAAGCTCACCAACAAATTCCTCATCGTCAGCAACATCCGTCCCGGTGATCCGAGCGACGTGATCGGCGGCAACGAACGCGTGGTGCGCCCGCGCCTCGCCGATGCCAAGTTTTTCTACGACCAGGATCGCAAGAAGTCCCTGGCTGACCGGATCCCCAGTCTGGCAAAAGTCGTTTATCACAACAAGCTAGGCACGCAAGGAGAACGTACGCAGCGAGTAGCCGAGTTGGCGCGATCGATCGCGCCCCAGCTCGGTATCGATCGCGACCAGGCCGGTGAGGCCGCCATGATGGCCAAGGCCGACCTGCTGACCGACATGGTGGGCGAGTTCCCCGAGCTGCAAGGCATCATGGGGCGCTACTACGCGCTGCATGACGGACTTTCTGTCGAGATTGCCGATGCGATCGAAGATCACTACAAACCGCGCTTCGCCGGCGACAGCCTGCCGCGCGGTCAGGTCGGCATTGTCGTCGCACTGGCCGACAAGCTGGAAACGCTGGTGGGATTGTTCGGTATTGGCCAGATTCCCACTGGCGACAAGGATCCTTTTGCCCTGCGCCGCCATGCGCTGGGTGTGATTCGCATGCTGAGCGAACGCGATCTTCCCCTTGAACTGAATCGCCTGCTCGAAGATGCCAGTGGCGTATTTCGGAATGTCGGCAAGGATTTCAGGTTTGAGCTCGATGCGCTGACCGATTTTATTTACGAACGCCTCGCCGGTTCCCTGCGCGAGCAGGGCTACTCGGCACAGGAAGTCGATGCGGTGATCAGCCTGCGTCCGCAACGCCTGGGCGACATCCCCAAGCGTCTCGCTGCCGTGCGCGCCTTCGCCACTCTGCCTGAAGCCGCCAGTCTTGCCGCCGCCAACAAGCGCGTCGGCAACATCCTGAAAAAAGTCGATGGCGCAATTTCCGTGCAGGTTGATGTAAACCTGCTCAACGACTCGGCCGAAGTAGCGCTGAACTGGTCGCTCGAAAATGTCAGGCAGCAAGCCGACATCGCCTTCGATGCGGGCGACTACACCGCTTCGCTGAAATCGCTGGCGGCTTTGAAGGTGCCGGTCGATGCCTTTTTCACCGATGTGATGGTCAACGTGGACGATGACAAGTTGCGCAACAACCGCCTGGCGCTGCTGGCCAACCTGCACGCCGCCATGAACCGCGTCGCCGATTTGTCGAAACTTTCTACCTGA
- the glyQ gene encoding glycine--tRNA ligase subunit alpha — MATEKPTFQELILRLQTYWADQGCALLQPYDMEVGAGTSHTATFLRALGPEPWKAGYVQPSRRPKDGRYGENPNRLQHYYQYQVVLKPAPENILELYLGSLAALGFDLKQNDIRFVEDDWENPTLGAWGLGWEVWLNGMEVTQFTYFQQVGGIDCKPITGEITYGLERLAMYLQSVENVFDLVWTKGLSYGDVYHQNEVEQSTYNFEHSDAGFLFTAFGAFEKQAQHLMREQLALPAYEQVLKAAHTFNLLDARGAISVTERAAYIGRIRNLARSVAQSYLDSRARLGFPMAPKAHAEEVLARMEKVAA; from the coding sequence ATGGCAACAGAGAAACCAACGTTTCAGGAATTGATCCTGCGGCTACAGACCTACTGGGCCGACCAAGGCTGCGCCCTCTTGCAGCCTTATGACATGGAAGTCGGTGCCGGCACCAGCCACACCGCCACCTTTCTGCGCGCTCTGGGGCCTGAGCCGTGGAAAGCCGGCTACGTGCAGCCTTCTCGTCGCCCCAAGGACGGCCGCTACGGCGAGAACCCGAACCGCCTGCAGCATTACTACCAGTATCAGGTGGTGCTCAAACCCGCGCCGGAAAACATCCTTGAACTCTATCTTGGCTCGCTCGCAGCGCTCGGCTTCGACCTCAAGCAGAATGACATCCGCTTCGTCGAGGACGATTGGGAAAACCCGACGCTCGGCGCCTGGGGACTGGGCTGGGAAGTCTGGTTGAACGGCATGGAGGTCACGCAATTCACCTACTTCCAGCAGGTCGGCGGCATCGACTGCAAGCCGATCACCGGCGAAATCACCTATGGTCTGGAACGGCTCGCGATGTACCTGCAAAGCGTTGAGAACGTTTTCGATCTGGTCTGGACCAAGGGACTCAGCTATGGCGACGTCTATCACCAAAACGAAGTCGAGCAATCCACTTACAACTTCGAGCACAGCGATGCCGGGTTTTTATTTACGGCCTTCGGTGCTTTTGAAAAACAGGCCCAGCACCTGATGCGGGAACAGCTCGCGCTGCCGGCCTACGAGCAGGTGCTCAAGGCTGCGCATACCTTCAACCTGCTCGACGCGCGTGGCGCCATCTCGGTCACCGAGCGCGCCGCCTACATCGGTCGCATCCGCAACCTCGCTCGCAGCGTGGCGCAGAGCTATCTCGACAGCCGCGCCCGGCTCGGTTTTCCAATGGCGCCCAAGGCACATGCCGAAGAAGTATTGGCCAGGATGGAAAAGGTGGCGGCATGA
- the feoB gene encoding ferrous iron transport protein B, giving the protein MKRVALLGMPNTGKSTLFNRLSGASARVGNWPGVTVDLMTAKIMVGGDMAEIIDLPGIYDLHGYADDEKVVRHFLEQQKVDLLVVLVNAVQLERQLVLPLQLKELGFPLVVLINMSDEAKKLGIGIDTASLARGLGTPVVAISAKYGDGQRDMMSAMTRALGEISTHGTLPAPGKRRLEEDDAFEVRAAALIASSVDMPTVLPERFSDKLDDVLMHKLWGLPLFFLAMFGVFAGVFWLGAPIQSGVQDALGAFGTHVLTPVVSALPELARGLVVDGIFNGVSTVASFVPMIVLFFFFMAVIEDSGYLSRAAYLMDALMAKMGLDGRSFVMLLMGFGCNVPALMGTRVMRSRALRLLSMLVIPFSLCSARLQVFLFIIAALFSPRQAPFVLLSLYLASFVIAFLTALIFKRSKQFSSDEPFVIELPPYRLPTLHQVWTRGWLEARHFLLRASKIIIAGVVLVWLLTHLPAGVTPAGVDSYSGIIGRFMQPVLGPLGIDEKLTIALIFGFVAKEVVIGALAVIYGMEGAALTSHISHSFNWVQAYSFMLFTLIYTPCLSTIATLRAESRSLRFTLLAVAWPLLLAWTVSFVFYQTFKHLV; this is encoded by the coding sequence ATGAAACGCGTCGCCCTGCTGGGTATGCCAAACACCGGCAAGTCGACTCTGTTCAACCGCCTCTCCGGTGCTTCGGCGCGCGTCGGCAACTGGCCGGGGGTCACCGTCGACTTGATGACGGCGAAGATCATGGTCGGTGGCGACATGGCAGAAATCATCGACCTGCCCGGCATCTATGACCTGCATGGCTACGCCGACGACGAGAAAGTAGTGCGCCATTTTCTTGAGCAGCAGAAAGTCGACCTGCTCGTGGTGCTTGTCAATGCAGTCCAGCTGGAGCGCCAGTTGGTGCTGCCGCTGCAACTCAAGGAACTCGGCTTTCCGCTCGTAGTGTTGATCAACATGAGCGACGAAGCCAAAAAACTCGGCATCGGCATCGATACCGCAAGCCTGGCGCGCGGCCTGGGTACGCCGGTAGTTGCCATCAGCGCCAAATACGGCGATGGCCAGCGCGACATGATGAGCGCCATGACGCGCGCGCTGGGCGAGATTTCCACTCATGGCACCCTGCCCGCACCAGGCAAGCGCCGGCTGGAAGAAGACGATGCATTCGAAGTGCGCGCCGCCGCCCTGATTGCGAGCAGCGTAGACATGCCGACCGTACTGCCGGAGCGCTTCAGCGACAAGCTCGACGATGTGCTGATGCACAAGCTGTGGGGACTGCCGCTGTTTTTCCTCGCCATGTTCGGCGTTTTTGCCGGCGTGTTCTGGCTCGGGGCGCCGATACAGAGCGGGGTGCAGGATGCGCTCGGCGCTTTCGGTACCCATGTGCTGACACCCGTGGTCTCGGCTCTGCCCGAGCTGGCGCGCGGCCTGGTCGTCGATGGCATTTTCAATGGTGTATCGACCGTGGCCAGTTTCGTGCCGATGATCGTGTTGTTCTTTTTCTTCATGGCCGTGATCGAGGATTCCGGCTATCTCTCCCGCGCCGCCTATCTGATGGATGCGCTGATGGCGAAAATGGGGCTCGACGGCCGCAGCTTCGTCATGCTGCTGATGGGCTTCGGCTGCAACGTGCCGGCGCTGATGGGCACGCGCGTCATGCGCAGCCGCGCCTTGCGCCTGCTCTCGATGCTGGTGATTCCGTTTTCGCTTTGTTCGGCGCGGTTGCAGGTGTTCCTGTTCATCATCGCCGCGCTGTTCTCGCCGCGCCAGGCGCCGTTTGTGCTGTTGTCGCTGTATCTCGCCAGTTTTGTCATCGCCTTCCTCACCGCGCTGATCTTCAAGCGCAGCAAGCAATTCAGTTCCGACGAACCCTTCGTCATCGAATTGCCGCCCTATCGCCTGCCGACGCTGCACCAGGTATGGACGCGCGGCTGGCTCGAAGCGCGCCACTTCCTGCTGCGCGCGAGCAAGATCATCATCGCCGGCGTGGTGCTGGTGTGGCTGCTGACCCATCTGCCGGCCGGCGTCACCCCGGCCGGCGTCGACAGCTATTCCGGCATCATCGGCCGCTTCATGCAGCCGGTGCTGGGGCCGCTCGGCATCGACGAGAAACTCACCATCGCGCTGATCTTCGGCTTCGTCGCCAAGGAAGTCGTGATCGGTGCGCTGGCGGTGATCTACGGTATGGAAGGCGCTGCCCTGACCAGCCACATCAGCCACAGCTTCAACTGGGTGCAGGCTTACAGCTTCATGTTGTTTACCCTGATCTACACGCCCTGTCTGTCGACCATCGCGACTTTGCGCGCCGAATCGCGCAGCCTCAGGTTCACCCTGCTGGCCGTAGCATGGCCGCTGCTGCTGGCGTGGACCGTGAGCTTCGTTTTCTACCAGACCTTCAAGCATCTGGTTTAG
- a CDS encoding FeoA family protein codes for MPHTLISLLPGQDASIAAIQAGEALHHRLAAMGFRIGRRVQLMRRGAMNGPLHVRIGSTDIIIRRSDARCVKISR; via the coding sequence ATGCCACATACGCTTATCTCCTTGTTGCCGGGCCAGGATGCGTCGATAGCCGCCATCCAGGCGGGTGAAGCCTTGCATCATCGCCTTGCGGCAATGGGGTTTCGCATCGGTCGCCGGGTTCAGTTGATGCGCCGTGGCGCCATGAATGGTCCGCTGCATGTGCGCATTGGCAGCACCGACATCATCATCCGCCGCAGCGACGCCCGCTGCGTCAAAATCTCGCGTTAA
- a CDS encoding OmpP1/FadL family transporter has translation MKNIHPILLPALFASIFSSTAGAAGFQLLEQNASGMGNAYAGSAAVADNASTIFYNPAGMTQLKAREYSVGVAAIEPSFKFHDGGSSVGALAGTGNGGDGGRLGFVPNGYLSWAYDKDLYLGIGFGAPFGLMTKYDKPWLGAAQATSFDVKTYNINPSIAYRVNDTVSVGGGVSWQRLEAEYKRQAGVVALFGPGTAPLAAATPLKLTLDDEAWGWNVGALFKLSPASKLGISYRSRIKYDLSGKIEASGPVGAVNAAIASDAKASLELPDTVIASLTHQCADQWEGLADLSWTGWSSIPKIDIRRTSGAGSGTVAQTLDTDFRDTWRLALGANYKMREDLKLKFGVAYDETPVKNASTRLVSLPDNNRIWLSFGTQWKPVKDSALDVGAAYLIMQDASINNNQAAAGRGQVTGTYKDSSWLLGVQYSASF, from the coding sequence ATGAAAAACATCCATCCAATTCTGTTGCCGGCGCTGTTCGCCTCCATATTTTCCAGTACTGCCGGCGCCGCGGGGTTCCAATTGCTGGAGCAAAACGCCAGTGGCATGGGCAATGCCTATGCCGGATCAGCGGCGGTGGCCGATAACGCCAGCACGATTTTCTATAACCCCGCTGGCATGACCCAACTTAAGGCAAGGGAATATTCAGTGGGTGTAGCCGCTATCGAGCCCAGCTTCAAGTTCCACGACGGCGGCTCCAGCGTCGGGGCTCTGGCCGGTACGGGGAATGGCGGCGATGGCGGCCGGCTGGGCTTTGTGCCCAATGGCTACCTGTCCTGGGCGTATGACAAGGATCTATATCTTGGCATCGGCTTCGGCGCCCCTTTCGGCTTGATGACCAAGTACGACAAACCCTGGCTCGGCGCTGCCCAGGCCACCAGCTTTGATGTCAAGACCTACAACATCAATCCCTCCATCGCCTATCGGGTCAATGACACCGTGTCCGTCGGCGGCGGTGTCAGCTGGCAGCGTCTGGAAGCGGAGTACAAGCGGCAGGCCGGTGTTGTCGCCTTGTTCGGGCCGGGTACTGCACCCCTGGCGGCGGCCACTCCGCTCAAGCTGACTCTCGATGATGAAGCCTGGGGCTGGAATGTGGGCGCCCTGTTCAAGCTGTCGCCAGCAAGCAAGCTCGGCATTTCCTACCGCTCCCGCATCAAGTACGACCTTAGCGGCAAGATCGAGGCCAGCGGCCCCGTCGGTGCCGTCAATGCCGCGATAGCGAGCGATGCCAAGGCCAGCCTCGAACTGCCTGACACCGTCATCGCCAGCCTGACCCACCAATGTGCCGATCAGTGGGAGGGATTGGCGGACCTGTCCTGGACCGGCTGGAGCAGTATTCCCAAGATCGATATCAGGCGCACGTCGGGCGCCGGGTCTGGTACGGTGGCGCAGACGCTGGATACCGACTTCCGCGATACATGGCGGCTTGCGCTTGGCGCCAACTACAAGATGAGGGAGGACCTCAAGCTCAAATTCGGCGTTGCCTACGACGAGACGCCGGTCAAGAATGCCTCCACTCGCCTGGTCTCCCTGCCCGACAACAACCGTATCTGGCTGTCCTTCGGCACACAATGGAAACCGGTCAAGGACTCCGCGCTGGATGTCGGTGCCGCCTATCTCATCATGCAGGATGCATCGATCAACAACAATCAGGCGGCGGCCGGCCGTGGCCAGGTTACCGGTACCTACAAGGACAGCAGCTGGCTTTTGGGCGTGCAGTATTCCGCGAGTTTCTGA
- the ahcY gene encoding adenosylhomocysteinase, whose amino-acid sequence MNAVTDNNDYVIADLGLADWGRKEIRIAETEMPGLMAIREEFARSQPLKGARITGSLHMTIQTAVLIETLTALGAQVRWASCNIFSTQDHAAAAIAADGVAVFAVKGESLVDYWDYTHRIFEWPDGGFSNMILDDGGDATLLLHLGSRAEKDVSVLDKPDSEEAMVLFAAIKAKLKTDPKWYSTRLAQIKGVTEETTTGVHRLYQMHERGELKIPAINVNDSVTKSKFDNLYGCRESLVDGIKRATDVMIAGKVALICGYGDVGKGSAQAMRALSAQVWVTEIDPICALQAAMEGYRVVTMDYACDKADIFVTCTGNVHVIDHEHMAKMKDQAIVCNIGHFDSEINVASLEKYQWEEIKPQVDHVIFPDGKRIILLAKGRLVNLGCGTGHPSYVMSSSFANQTIAQIELFTQTAQYPVGVYTLPKHLDEKVARLQLKKLNAQLSELTDQQAAYIGVPKDGPYKADHYRY is encoded by the coding sequence ATGAACGCTGTGACTGACAACAACGATTATGTAATTGCCGACCTCGGCCTCGCCGATTGGGGGCGCAAGGAAATCCGTATCGCCGAAACCGAAATGCCGGGCCTGATGGCGATCCGCGAGGAGTTCGCCAGGAGCCAGCCCCTGAAGGGCGCGCGCATCACCGGCTCGCTGCACATGACGATCCAGACCGCCGTGCTGATCGAAACGCTGACCGCGCTTGGCGCGCAAGTGCGCTGGGCCTCGTGCAATATTTTCTCGACCCAGGACCACGCTGCCGCCGCCATTGCTGCTGATGGCGTAGCCGTGTTCGCGGTCAAGGGCGAATCGCTGGTCGACTACTGGGACTATACCCATCGCATTTTCGAATGGCCGGACGGTGGGTTCTCAAACATGATCCTCGACGACGGCGGCGACGCCACGCTGCTGCTGCATCTGGGCAGCCGCGCCGAGAAGGACGTCTCGGTGCTCGACAAGCCCGATAGCGAGGAAGCGATGGTGTTGTTTGCGGCGATCAAGGCCAAGCTGAAGACCGATCCCAAGTGGTATTCGACGCGCCTGGCGCAGATCAAGGGCGTCACCGAAGAGACCACCACCGGCGTGCATCGCCTCTACCAGATGCACGAGCGCGGCGAACTGAAAATCCCCGCCATCAACGTCAACGACTCGGTGACCAAGTCGAAGTTCGACAACCTCTATGGTTGCCGCGAGTCGCTGGTGGACGGCATCAAGCGCGCCACCGACGTCATGATCGCCGGCAAGGTGGCGCTGATCTGCGGTTACGGCGATGTCGGCAAGGGCTCGGCGCAGGCCATGCGCGCGCTTTCGGCCCAGGTCTGGGTCACCGAAATCGACCCGATCTGCGCGCTGCAGGCGGCGATGGAAGGCTATCGCGTGGTGACCATGGATTATGCCTGCGACAAGGCCGACATTTTCGTCACCTGCACCGGCAATGTTCATGTCATCGACCACGAGCACATGGCGAAAATGAAGGACCAGGCCATCGTCTGCAACATCGGCCACTTCGATTCCGAGATCAACGTCGCCTCGCTCGAAAAGTACCAGTGGGAAGAGATCAAGCCGCAGGTCGACCACGTTATCTTCCCGGACGGCAAGCGCATCATCCTGCTCGCCAAGGGCCGGCTGGTGAACCTCGGCTGCGGCACCGGCCATCCGAGCTATGTCATGTCATCCTCGTTCGCCAACCAAACCATCGCCCAGATCGAGCTGTTCACCCAGACCGCGCAATATCCGGTCGGCGTCTACACCCTGCCCAAGCATCTCGATGAAAAGGTCGCGCGCCTGCAACTAAAGAAGCTGAATGCGCAGCTTTCCGAGCTGACCGACCAGCAGGCCGCCTATATCGGGGTGCCGAAGGATGGTCCGTACAAAGCGGATCACTACCGGTACTGA
- the metF gene encoding methylenetetrahydrofolate reductase [NAD(P)H]: MVRTKRITTGTDVVTANISFEFFPPQTAEGVEKLRAARAKLAALEPEFFSVTYGAGGSTREHTLEVVFDIQREVLPVAPHISCIGATRETTRELLTRYQAAGIRRIVALRGDLPSGTADAGEFRYANELVEFIRRESGDWFHIEVGCYPEWHPQAKSPKDDLLAFKRKIDAGANSAITQFFYNFDAYAAFVDAARGLGIEAPIVPGIMPIGSFSKLARFADACGAEIPRWLRRQFEAYGDDTASIRALGLDVVTGLCEQLLAAGAPGLHFYTLNQAGLTTEIVTRLRSRQDEP; the protein is encoded by the coding sequence ATGGTCCGTACAAAGCGGATCACTACCGGTACTGATGTCGTGACGGCCAACATCAGTTTTGAGTTTTTTCCCCCTCAAACGGCAGAGGGAGTGGAAAAACTGCGCGCAGCGCGGGCGAAACTGGCGGCCCTGGAGCCGGAGTTTTTCTCCGTCACCTACGGCGCCGGCGGCTCGACGCGTGAGCACACGCTGGAAGTAGTGTTCGACATCCAGCGCGAAGTACTCCCCGTCGCGCCGCACATTTCCTGCATCGGCGCGACGCGCGAGACGACGCGGGAATTGCTCACGCGCTACCAGGCGGCGGGTATCCGCCGCATTGTCGCGCTGCGCGGCGACCTGCCTTCTGGCACGGCCGACGCGGGCGAGTTCCGCTATGCCAATGAACTGGTCGAATTCATCCGCCGCGAAAGCGGCGACTGGTTCCATATCGAAGTCGGGTGCTATCCCGAATGGCATCCGCAGGCGAAGTCTCCGAAGGACGACCTGCTTGCCTTCAAGCGCAAGATCGACGCGGGCGCGAACTCGGCGATCACGCAGTTCTTCTACAACTTCGACGCCTATGCCGCCTTCGTCGATGCGGCGCGCGGCCTCGGCATCGAAGCGCCGATCGTGCCGGGCATCATGCCCATCGGCAGTTTCTCCAAACTGGCGCGCTTCGCCGACGCCTGCGGCGCGGAGATACCGCGCTGGCTGCGCAGACAGTTCGAAGCCTACGGCGACGATACGGCCTCGATCCGCGCGCTCGGCCTCGACGTGGTCACCGGCCTGTGCGAACAGTTGCTCGCCGCCGGCGCGCCGGGCCTGCATTTCTACACGCTGAATCAGGCGGGGTTGACCACCGAGATCGTGACACGCCTGCGTAGCCGACAGGACGAGCCCTGA
- a CDS encoding porin family protein, whose protein sequence is MPRRCATSASAQVYGQIAYSALNVDGDGVNVDLGAIGATVGYEINKNFAVEGMLAGGVQDDNVETPFGSVNVDLKHTYGAFLKPKMDLGQNFELFARLGWAKTKIDAGGGSDSESDFAYGVGLQYSFSPKAYVTGGYMNLYDKDGVQVDGWNIGVGYKF, encoded by the coding sequence ATGCCACGACGCTGCGCAACTTCCGCCAGCGCACAGGTTTATGGCCAGATCGCTTACTCCGCACTTAACGTTGATGGCGATGGCGTCAATGTTGATCTCGGCGCGATCGGCGCCACCGTTGGCTATGAGATAAATAAGAACTTCGCCGTGGAAGGCATGCTCGCTGGCGGTGTCCAGGACGACAACGTGGAAACGCCGTTCGGAAGCGTCAACGTCGATCTTAAGCACACCTATGGCGCCTTTCTGAAGCCGAAGATGGATCTTGGACAAAACTTCGAGCTATTCGCGCGGCTGGGCTGGGCGAAAACCAAGATTGACGCCGGCGGCGGGAGCGACTCTGAAAGCGACTTCGCTTACGGAGTTGGCCTGCAATACAGCTTTTCGCCAAAGGCCTATGTCACTGGCGGCTACATGAACCTCTACGACAAGGATGGCGTCCAGGTTGATGGCTGGAACATCGGTGTTGGCTACAAGTTCTAA